The following are encoded together in the Schistocerca americana isolate TAMUIC-IGC-003095 chromosome 6, iqSchAmer2.1, whole genome shotgun sequence genome:
- the LOC124619675 gene encoding zinc finger protein rotund-like, with product MQRPQSADTVQARDTKRYKCTQCSKAFANSSYLTQHTRIHLGIKPYLCEICQRSFTQLSHLQQHIRTHTGDKPYKCPEPGCSKAFSQLSNLHSHSRCHQTDKPFKCNSCHKCFADEPSLIEHIPRHKESKHLKTHICQYCGKSYTQEVHLAKHMQKHADRTDKIPPLSGAEPNVPANPQGSEADGYSAIDLQTYWAKVSPDFSNVLSEAAARENMALRQMNNSPFTEQRSAASQLRDLLEQGVTHQPQDEDTDRSGNNGESADDVGENLVTKDHSPRDAISTVRLPVQTSESQQCSVSVPNPTSVYSISRSETFASSNLPPFQTVSGLMHVNHLTQHNQHVNPASQVMTSAPQYLSYVAVPLPQHGAFPSTVSQFPLSAGVVSDAPKTTSNTFPNQLISLQQIKNYAQQPLSSSLSSERLLGIKEEID from the coding sequence AGGCCTCAAAGTGCAGATACTGTCCAAGCACGTGACACGAAAAGATATAAGTGCACACAATGTTCCAAAGCATTTGCAAACAGCTCATACCTCACACAGCATACTAGAATTCATTTGGGTATCAAGCCATACCTGTGTGAAATATGTCAGAGAAGCTTCACTCAACTCTCCCATTTGCAGCAGCACATCCGTACCCACACAGGTGACAAACCGTATAAATGTCCTGAGCCAGGCTGCAGCAAGGCTTTCTCTCAGCTGAGTAATCTTCATAGTCACTCTCGTTGCCACCAGACGGATAAGCCTTTCAAATGCAACTCATGCCATAAATGTTTTGCAGATGAGCCCTCCCTCATAGAACATATTCCCAGACACAAGGAGTCTAAACACTTGAAGACCCATATTTGCCAATATTGTGGGAAGTCGTACACACAGGAAGTGCATTTGGCGAAGCATATGCAGAAACATGCAGATAGGACAGACAAGATACCACCTTTATCAGGTGCTGAACCAAATGTTCCAGCAAATCCACAAGGCAGTGAAGCAGATGGCTATTCGGCTATTGACCTTCAGACATATTGGGCCAAGGTATCTCCAGATTTCAGTAACGTTTTGTCCGAGGCTGCTGCACGGGAAAATATGGCCTTGCGACAGATGAATAATTCCCCATTTACAGAACAGCGATCTGCAGCATCCCAACTTCGTGACCTTCTTGAGCAAGGCGTGACACACCAGCCACAGGATGAAGACACTGATCGCAGTGGAAACAATGGAGAGAGTGCTGATGATGTGGGTGAAAATCTGGTCACGAAAGATCATAGCCCCAGAGATGCTATAAGTACAGTTAGGCTACCAGTGCAGACATCTGAATCTCAACAGTGCTCGGTATCTGTTCCTAATCCTACTTCTGTTTATTCCATCTCTCGGAGTGAAACTTTCGCATCTTCAAATCTTCCCCCATTCCAGACTGTAAGCGGGCTCATGCACGTTAATCACCTTACCCAGCACAACCAGCATGTGAATCCTGCCTCACAGGTGATGACGTCTGCTCCACAGTATCTATCTTATGTAGCTGTTCCTTTGCCTCAGCATGGTGCGTTTCCGTCGACAGTAAGTCAATTTCCATTGTCAGCTGGTGTTGTGTCTGATGCTCCAAAAACCACATCCAACACATTTCCTAATCAACTTATCTCTTTGCAACAAATTAAAAACTATGCCCAGCAGCCCCTCTCTTCATCTCTATCAAGTGAACGTCTTTTGGGCATTAAGGAAGAAATTGATTAG